In Salvelinus namaycush isolate Seneca unplaced genomic scaffold, SaNama_1.0 Scaffold465, whole genome shotgun sequence, one genomic interval encodes:
- the LOC120041424 gene encoding golgin IMH1-like, producing MEFLTVHVQWWKRPSGVAAVCLGLLCVLLLAGIIGLSVYCKFKRDQLHISYNNPTEERDQLRTSYNNLTKERDQLQASYSLLTEERDQLRTSYNTLTKERDQLQASYSLLTEERDQQLRTSYNNLTKERDQLRTSYNNLTKERDQLHTRYNNLTKERDQLQASYSLLTEERDQLRTSYNNLTKERDQLQASYSLLTEERDQLRTSYNNLTKERDQLQASYSLLTEERDQLRTSYNNLTKERDQ from the exons ATGGAGTTcctcacag TACATGTTCAGTGGTGGAAGAGACCCTCTGGAgttgctgcagtgtgtctggggctgctgtgtgttctcctactggctgggatcataggcctgtctgtctactgtaagTTTA agagagaccagctacacatCAGCTACAACAACccgactgaagagagagaccagctacggaccagttacaacaacctgactaaagagagagaccagctacaggccagttatagccttctgactgaagagagagaccagctacggaccagttacaacaccctgactaaagagagagaccagctacaggccagttatagccttctgactgaagagagagaccag cagctacggaccagttacaacaacctgactaaagagagagaccagctacggaccagttacaacaacctgactaaagagagagaccagctacacaccagatacaacaacctgactaaggagagagaccagctacaggctAGTTATAGCcttctgactgaagagagagaccagctacggaccagttacaacaacctgactaaagagagagaccagctacaggccagttatagccttctgactgaagagagagaccagctacggaccagttacaacaacctgactaaagagagagaccagctacaggccagttatagccttctgactgaagagagagaccagctacggaccagttacaacaacctgactaaagagagagaccag